One Helianthus annuus cultivar XRQ/B chromosome 12, HanXRQr2.0-SUNRISE, whole genome shotgun sequence genomic region harbors:
- the LOC110896444 gene encoding uncharacterized protein LOC110896444, with amino-acid sequence MNEEPNFKRIFLDTHLTKECKQKMWDGDIDIYNLEELKFCTERAKKVYGGYLSAMREVYGPNYSEFPDDPEVWARVVGQGRARRVYGIGSSDLDYLVTGTSSSVGSAPSQAEYQRSQEEVQVMRTQMVDLEVRLQQQLQEFMQNWRPPSS; translated from the exons ATGAATGAGGAACCCAATTTTAAACGAATCTTTTTGGACACCCACCTCACTAAAGAATGCAAGCAAAAAATGTGGGACGGGGACATTGACATATATAACTTGGAGGAATTGAAGTTTTGTACGGAACGAGCCAAAAAAGTATAT GGGGGTTATTTGAGTGCGATGCGTGAGGTTTACGGGCCGAACTATAGCGAGTTTCCAGATGACCCTGAGGTGTGGGCACGTGTGGTCGGACAAGGTCGCGCGCGCCGGGTATACGGGATAGGTTCTTCGGATCTAGATTATTTGGTGACCGGGACATCTTCTTCTGTCGGGTCTGCACCATCTCAGGCAGAGTACCAACGGTCTCAAGAAGAG GTTCAAGTTATGCGAACTCAAATGGTAGATCTTGAAGTTCGGCTTCAACAACAACTTCAAGAATTTATGCAAAATTGGCGTCCTCCTTCTAGTTAG